One Stratiformator vulcanicus genomic window, CTGTTCTCGAAGTTCGTCGCGCTCTTTGCGCGTCATATCGAGGTCGAACATCAGGTATTTGATGTCGAGCCGCAGTTGGGCCAACGCCTCTTGGACGAGCGAGAGGATTCGCCGCCGCCGCTTTGTGGCATCGACGACCCGAACGTAGGCGGGTTCGAGTTCCGCCTGATATTCGGCCGGCAACTTCGCAATTTTCCGGGCCATTTCGACCAGTTCGCGCGGCAGGGCTTCCTGATCGGGGTCCGGCAAGCGGGATTCGGTGCTCATGGTGATTCAACTCTTGGTGACTTTTGGCAACGCAACGATATTGAGATGCCCGACGACAAAACACAATCACCAATCACAAAGCTTTCCCAAATAAAGGGTTGCGCCCAATATGGCGATCCGACCCCGGTAGTTTCCCGAGGTTCAAAGCGATATAGGTCCGTCGCGTCAAACTTTGTAAATTTCAGCAGTTACGACGATATCGAGGTCGTGCGGGCCTGTTGACTTTCCGCAACACGGTTCCGCCAGCAAATTTGGTGATTTGAGGCAGGCGTGAACGATCCCATGTCGATCATGCGTATTGGAACGGTCGTGCGGACCGGTTTCTACGCGAAATGCCACAGATTTCGGCGAAACGATGGCCCGAACCGGCTTTCGATGCGGCCACAAGGCCGCCGGGGCCTTCGTGCGCAGCGTTGGTCTTGTTCTCGAAGACTAATCTTCGGGGTGTTTCTCGCCGGAATGCTCGTCGCGGAAGGTTCGAATACCGCAGCGGCGAAACACTACACCGAGAGCTTCGACGACCCGAACACCACGACTCTGACCGCGGAACATCACGAGTCGGACGTGCGGCTGCTGGCCCACCGGCGAAACGATCGTGTGTTTCGCGAAGGCAAAGCCGCTGAGCAGTTTCAATTCGCGACGACGCGAATCGGGTCGATCGTTCAACTCAAACAGGCCCTTCCACCGGCCCGCAGGCTCGATGAGCTCTCAGCCTCGGTTCTGGTCCGCTCGAACGTGCCCGGCGTGACGGCCAACTTGCGGTTGGTCTTTCCCCACCAGATCGATCCGAGCACCGGAAAGAATCTGACGGCGCTCATCAGCGGCAATCGATACGTACGTCCCGGCCAATGGGAGCGGCTGACCAGTCGGACCGATCAGAAAGCGTTGCGAGACGAGTTGCGGCGGATTCGATATCGGCTCGGCGTCTCGAAGATCGATCAGCGTGATCTGTATGTCGACCAACTAGTGATTAGCGCCGCGGCCGGTGGGCCGACTCTCGAAATTCTGGTCGATGAGCTCAACTTCGGACCGATCGTCGAATCGAAAGCGAAATCGGCAATCGAGCAGGTTGCTTATGAAAGCGATGTCGAGATCGATGCTCCGGTTGAGTTCCGCCTTGGGCGATTTCGGGTGGAACAGAAGCCGTTCTTCCCGCGGATGGCTCCCTATCGCGGTGAAGACCCGGCGGCATTTGCCGACGCCGGCTTCAATGTGGCCTGGATTTCCGACTATCGCGACACCGAATTGATCAAACGCCTCGCCGCCCACGGGGTCTGGTGTTCGGCAACGCCGCCGCGGGCTCTGGATACCGAAGGAAATGTGTTGGCCGCACGCTCGGCCGATCTTGTACCGTTCACGGTCGATACGAAGCGCATTCTGTTCTGGAATCTCGGACGTCGCATCCCGGCCACCGCACTCGACGGTCTTGCCGATTGGCGGAAGCAAATTCGTCAAGCCGACCGCGCCTACAATCGACCACTGTTAGGCGACGTGACCGACGGGGAGCACGTCTACTCGCGATACCTCGAAATGCTCGGTGCGAGTCGAACAAGTACGAATACGACGTTCGGCTACCGTGACTACCGGGACTGGCTCGAGGAGAAGCGTCTGATTGCACGACCTGGAACGTATTTCTGGTCTTGGGTTCCGACCGAGCCGGCCTACGGCCTCTCCAGTCGACGAGAGGCCGCCGGGCTGGACCCTGTGATTGTCGAGCCTGAACAAATCCGCTTGCAGGTTTACAGCGCTATCAACGCCGGATGCCGGGCCGTCGGTTATTGGACGTCAGGCCCGATCGACCGCAACGACAACGTTTCGCTGGAGCGTCGGCTTGCACTGTCGGCAATCAATACCGAGCTTTCGCTCGTCGATGACCTACTGGCGGAAGCGGTTGCGGTCGGTGAAGTGCCGTTTTATGTCGATCTTCGCAAGGCTGGGAGTTCAGGATACCGCATCCGATCTTCGAACACTCCGCTCCGTCCGGAAGATGACTTTTCGCCATTCGCGAAAAAGTCGACGGACGCGGGGGCAAGGCAGGCGGCGATGTACCGCACCGGCGGCGGGCTGCTCATTCTGCCGGTCTGGTTCGGTCGCGATGCTCAGTTGTGCCCGGGCCAGTTGGCAGCCTCCGACGTGTCGCTAATCGTTCCGGGTGTGAATGACTCGGCTTCGGCCTGGGAAATCACCCCGACTCGAATGCGGAGCCTGAAGCGGGAGCGCGTTCCGGGCGGCACCAGACTGACGATTCCCCGGTTCGATCAGACGGCAATAATTCTGATCACGAGCGATCGCACCCTCATCGCCAAGCTGCGCGAACGCATCTCCGAGATTTCGCGCCGAGCGGCGGAGACTGAGGTCAAATTGGCCGAACTCAAACTGGAGCGGGTTCGAAAGACCAATGCTGCGCTCGCGGAATACAACGCCCGGCAATCGGACGGACCACAACTACTGGCCCGGTCGGAATCGACCGCGATGCAAGCTCGACAGGCATTGCAACGAGGCGATTACGACTTCGCCGCCGTCTCGGCAAAATCAGTTCGGCAATATCTGCGAATTCTGCAGCGGGCACACTGGGATGACGCCGTCCGCCCGATGTCGACACCGCTGAGCAGCCCGCACACCGCCGCATTCAGCACCCTGCCAGATCACTGGAGACTCCTTGCATCGCTTGGCTTGAGCGTTTCGCCCCCGATAGAAAACTCGAACAGCCTGCTCACCGGCGACTTTGAGTCGATCGATGCCATGTTGACGGCTGGCTGGAAACACGAGCAGAATCGTCTCGAAGGCGTCCGCACAATGGCCGAACTGGTGCCGGACGCAAAAAGCGGCGAACACGCCCTCCGGCTGCTCGCGGCGCCGCAGGTGAAGAGTGAGACCCCACGCTCGATCAACGAGAGCCCGGTCACGATCGAGTCGCCGCCGGTCGATGTCGAACCCGGACAGATTATCCACATCAGTGGGTGGATCAAGATTGAGCGGCCGATCGTCTCAAACCTTGACGGGCTGACGATTCATGACAGCTTGAACGGTCCGTCAGGCGCGTTGCGGTGGAAGTCGACCGGGGGTTGGACCCGCTTCGAAATGCTTCGCGAAGCGTCCAGCTATGAGGTACTGACGGTGACGTTCGCGCTCAATGGATTGGGTGAAGCAATCATTGACGACATCCGCATTATTGCGCATCGGCCCGGAACACTGACGGCAACAAAACCGGAGGAAACCCGCAGCGCACCGGTCCGATTCCTCGACCGGCTCCCCGGGATCAACCGTTTGACCGGTCGACGCGGAGATAGCGATAAGTCGGGCAACGGCTCTGAACGGCGTTAAATCTAGTCGGCTGTCTCAACGTTCGTCGAAGGTGGTTCAGATTTGCTGACGAAACCGACGTTCCACAGTAGGTCAGTTCGCACGTAGCAGAATCTCAGAAGAGTGGCTGTGGACGGCGTCTTTACGACGCCCACAGTGATCATGTTTTCGGCACAGCTCCGTCTCGGAATTCCGAGTTCGAGAGTTCGCATTCCGGGGGCGGCGAAAACGCCGTCCTCGGCCACCCGAAAAGTAGTACGTCTTTCTTTCTGAGCTGGTTCACGAACCGACAATCTGAAGGTTCGCCAACGCGGACGAGTGGCTCTATAATCCCGCGAGATGAAGAATGATAAAGAAGTTTGTGAGTTCATTGATGAACTTGTTTCCGAAGCCGTCTCACTCGCCGCTCGCTCCCAGTTTCCGCTGCACTTCGAACGGTCCGAAAGTAGCGAAGCCGTCTATCTGAGCGTCGCCCGCGACGCACCCGATGCTACGGTGTGGTATGGTTTGCGGA contains:
- a CDS encoding transcriptional regulator, which translates into the protein MSTESRLPDPDQEALPRELVEMARKIAKLPAEYQAELEPAYVRVVDATKRRRRILSLVQEALAQLRLDIKYLMFDLDMTRKERDELREQIEGC